From the genome of Candidatus Thermoplasmatota archaeon, one region includes:
- a CDS encoding NADH-quinone oxidoreductase: FCSQCNDICPVNCLSMSNEFLLAHSDLYSKDLIVE; encoded by the coding sequence GTTTTGTTCTCAGTGTAATGACATTTGTCCTGTTAATTGTCTTAGTATGAGTAATGAATTTTTACTGGCTCATTCAGATTTGTATTCCAAGGATTTAATTGTTGAATAA